A section of the Hemitrygon akajei unplaced genomic scaffold, sHemAka1.3 Scf000054, whole genome shotgun sequence genome encodes:
- the LOC140721367 gene encoding uncharacterized protein, with product MAHQRVHTGDRPFTCSVCGKGFTQSSHLYSHQRVHTGEKPFTCSECGKGFTQSSTLQSHQRVHTGERPFTCSECGKGFSRSSQLLAHQHVHTGEWPFTCSECGKGFTKSSTLLVHQRVHTGEKPFSCSVCGKRFIQSFYLQSHQRVHTGEKPFSCSVCGKRFTQSSHLQSHQRVHTGERPFTCSVCGKRFSDSSSLQKHQRVHTGEKPFTCSECGKRFGDSSSLQKHQRVHTGEKPFTCSECGKRFSDSSSLQKHQRVHTGEKPFTCSECGKRFSQSSQLQRHHRVHTGEKPFTCSVCGKRFTDPSTLLCHQRVHTGERPFTCSECGKGFTRSSQLLAHQQVHTGEWPFTCSECGKRFTTSSTLLVHQRVHTGEKLFICSVCGKGFTDSSTLQRHQRVHTGEKPFTCSECGKRFTQSSHLLAHQSVHTGEKPFTCSECGKRFAHSINLHSHQRVHTGEKPFTCSECGKRFTRSSTLQRHQRVHTGEKPFTCSECGKGFSRSSHLLAHQSVHTGERLFTCSDCGKGFTQSSNLQRHQQVHTREKPFTCSICGKGFTQSSQLLEHKSVHSGEWPLL from the coding sequence atggcacaccagcgtgttcacactggggacaggccgttcacctgctcagtctgtgggaagggattcactcagtcatcccacctatacagtcaccagcgagttcacactggggagaagccattcacctgctcagaatgtggaaagggattcactcagtcatccaccctacagagtcatcagcgagttcacactggagagaggccattcacctgctcagaatgtggaaagggattcagtcggtcatcccaactactggcacaccagcatgttcacactggggagtggcctttcacctgctcagaatgtgggaaaggattcactaagtcatccaccttactggtacatcagcgagttcacactggggagaagccattcagctgctcagtctgtgggaagagattcattcagtcattctacctgcagagtcatcagcgagttcacactggggagaagccgttcagctgctcagtctgtgggaagagattcactcagtcatcccacctacagagtcatcagcgagttcacaccggggagaggccgttcacctgctcagtctgtgggaagagattcagtgattcatccagcctacagaagcatcagcgagttcacactggggagaagccgttcacctgctcagaatgtgggaagagattcggtgattcatccagcctacagaagcatcagcgagttcacactggggagaagccgtttacctgctcagaatgtgggaagagattcagtgattcatccagcctacagaagcatcagcgagttcacactggggagaagccgttcacctgctcagaatgtgggaagagattctctcagtcatcccaactacagagacatcatcgagttcacactggggagaagccgttcacctgctcagtctgtgggaagagattcactgatccatccacccTACtgtgtcatcagcgagttcacactggagagaggccattcacctgctcagagtgtgggaagggattcactcggtcatcccaactactggcacaccagcaagttcacactggggagtggcctttcacctgctcagaatgtgggaaacgattcactacgtcatccaccttactggtacatcagcgagttcacactggggagaagctgttcatctgctcagtctgtgggaagggattcactgactcttccaccctacagagacatcagcgagttcacactggggagaaaccattcacctgctcagaatgtgggaagagattcactcagtcatcccacctactggcacaccagtcagttcacactggggagaagccgttcacctgctcagaatgtgggaagagattcgctCACTCCATCAACCTacatagtcatcagcgagttcacactggggagaagccgttcacctgctcagaatgtgggaagagattcacacgcTCTTCCACCcttcagagacatcagcgagttcacactggggagaagccattcacctgctcagaatgtgggaagggattcagtcggtcatcccacctactggcacaccagtcagttcacactggggagaggctgttcacctgctcagactgtgggaagggattcactcagtcatccaacctacagagacatcagcaagttcacactcgggagaagccgttcacctgctcaatctgtgggaaaggattcactcagtcatcccaactactggaacacaagtcagttcatagtggggagtggccattgttatga